Proteins from a single region of Pseudodesulfovibrio portus:
- a CDS encoding cytochrome ubiquinol oxidase subunit I, protein MEYPIWQLTTLAGGFWIAFIATVHVYVAHFAVGGGIFLVLAEQMAYRTNNIHLLNWVKKHSRFFLLLTMAFGGVTGVGIWITVALIAPEATITLIHQFVFGWSAEWVCFLGEIVALIIYYYNWDTMNRRDHIIVGCLYFVFGWFSLFLINGIVGFMLTPGEWLATKDFWDGFFNPSFWPSLFFRTFFSAACAGLFGFVTATRIPDAHARMLAVRTCSAWTILGVLAVFATGWWYVTALPPGQFEMIAFKSHRVAGFMQYFWIFGTATLIGGLLLAIRAPMRISFTMALVVLLAGQGLFGAFEFIREAGRKPYLIWDTVYSSQILKAHVPVINQQGALVRAKWAPPELKDGLTEDNRSLAGEFLFQLECSACHSIGGPMNDIRKRTAHYDADGLDALLTGLGKLNKYMPPFAGTAEERAVLARYIAEDLNGIEPFAAAETPEFEPADPAPFDPETAEYVLTAWCARGAGFYARGDNWTLLPPANILRAQLVMRGPGPALVTEDVKITYAMEDGPAGELLAYAEAPRFEAPIAATAPGNPLPVATLEGRNADGDLLATAKVVVPATDKMGCANCHSGDRAAVGSETIRNILATHDRMNRTSLSAADKVECADCHDDPIQGSEGNNERLNLSAAIHGVHAIHLTGREAETSCMKCHPATTLRGQHELLGFVCTDCHGSMEDHALSLLKGEKEAGVAAADRLLALITPVTVPNQDAINPRRPWVNEPDCLTCHVGFEPPETDKAFNKWTSNPAARYASRHDDMEAMGCGGCHGSPHAVYPATERDNVLPLQYMDEAQTMGANGNCAVCHGETMEDPIHHNGMGLN, encoded by the coding sequence ATGGAATATCCAATCTGGCAACTGACAACCCTGGCCGGCGGCTTCTGGATCGCCTTCATCGCCACCGTGCACGTGTACGTGGCCCACTTCGCCGTGGGCGGCGGGATATTCCTGGTGCTCGCCGAACAGATGGCCTACCGCACCAACAACATCCACCTGCTCAACTGGGTCAAGAAACACTCCCGCTTCTTCCTGCTCCTGACCATGGCCTTCGGCGGCGTGACCGGCGTGGGCATCTGGATCACCGTGGCCCTCATCGCGCCGGAGGCGACCATCACGCTCATCCACCAGTTCGTGTTCGGCTGGTCGGCCGAGTGGGTCTGCTTCCTGGGCGAGATCGTGGCCCTGATCATCTACTACTACAACTGGGACACCATGAACCGGCGCGACCACATCATCGTGGGCTGTCTCTATTTCGTGTTCGGCTGGTTCTCCCTGTTCCTGATCAACGGCATCGTCGGGTTCATGCTCACCCCCGGCGAATGGCTTGCAACCAAGGACTTCTGGGACGGCTTCTTCAATCCGTCCTTCTGGCCGTCCCTGTTCTTCCGCACCTTCTTCTCGGCCGCCTGCGCCGGGCTGTTCGGATTCGTCACGGCCACCCGCATCCCGGACGCCCACGCCCGCATGCTGGCCGTGCGCACCTGCTCGGCCTGGACCATCCTCGGCGTGCTGGCCGTGTTCGCCACGGGCTGGTGGTACGTGACCGCGCTGCCCCCGGGCCAGTTCGAAATGATCGCCTTCAAGTCGCACCGCGTGGCCGGGTTCATGCAGTACTTCTGGATATTCGGCACGGCCACCCTGATCGGCGGCCTGCTGCTGGCCATCAGGGCCCCCATGCGCATCTCCTTCACCATGGCCCTGGTCGTGCTCCTGGCGGGCCAGGGGCTGTTCGGCGCCTTCGAATTCATACGCGAGGCGGGCCGCAAGCCGTACCTCATCTGGGACACGGTCTACTCCAGCCAGATCCTCAAGGCGCACGTGCCCGTCATCAACCAGCAGGGTGCCCTGGTCAGGGCAAAATGGGCCCCGCCCGAGCTCAAGGACGGCCTCACCGAGGACAACCGGTCGCTGGCAGGCGAGTTCCTGTTCCAGCTCGAATGTTCCGCCTGCCACTCCATCGGCGGCCCCATGAACGACATCCGCAAGCGCACCGCCCACTACGACGCCGACGGCCTCGACGCCCTCCTGACCGGCCTGGGCAAGCTCAACAAATACATGCCCCCCTTTGCGGGCACGGCGGAAGAGCGGGCCGTCCTGGCCCGGTACATCGCCGAAGACCTGAACGGCATCGAGCCCTTTGCAGCGGCGGAAACGCCCGAATTCGAACCGGCTGACCCCGCACCCTTCGATCCGGAGACCGCTGAATACGTACTCACCGCCTGGTGCGCGCGCGGCGCGGGCTTCTACGCCCGGGGCGACAACTGGACGCTGCTCCCGCCCGCCAATATCCTGCGCGCCCAGCTGGTCATGCGCGGTCCCGGCCCGGCCCTGGTCACCGAGGACGTGAAGATCACCTACGCCATGGAAGACGGCCCGGCCGGTGAACTGCTCGCCTATGCGGAAGCCCCCCGGTTCGAGGCCCCCATCGCGGCCACGGCACCGGGCAACCCGCTGCCCGTCGCCACCCTGGAAGGGCGCAACGCCGACGGCGACCTGCTGGCCACGGCCAAGGTGGTGGTCCCCGCCACCGACAAAATGGGCTGCGCCAACTGCCATTCAGGCGACCGGGCCGCCGTGGGGTCGGAAACGATCCGAAACATCCTGGCCACCCACGACCGGATGAACCGGACCTCCCTGTCCGCCGCCGACAAGGTCGAGTGCGCCGACTGCCACGACGATCCCATCCAGGGGTCCGAGGGCAACAACGAACGGCTCAACCTGTCCGCCGCCATCCACGGCGTGCACGCCATCCACCTGACCGGGCGCGAGGCGGAAACCTCCTGCATGAAGTGCCATCCCGCCACCACCCTGCGCGGCCAGCACGAACTGCTGGGATTCGTCTGCACCGACTGCCACGGCTCCATGGAAGACCACGCCCTGTCCCTGCTCAAGGGAGAAAAGGAGGCGGGCGTCGCCGCCGCCGACCGGCTGCTGGCGCTCATAACGCCCGTGACCGTGCCCAACCAGGACGCGATCAACCCGCGCCGGCCCTGGGTCAACGAACCGGACTGCCTTACCTGTCACGTGGGTTTCGAGCCTCCCGAGACCGACAAGGCCTTCAACAAGTGGACCAGCAACCCGGCGGCCCGCTACGCCTCCCGTCACGACGACATGGAGGCCATGGGCTGCGGCGGTTGCCACGGCTCGCCCCATGCCGTGTACCCGGCGACGGAGCGCGACAACGTGCTGCCGCTCCAGTACATGGACGAGGCCCAGACCATGGGCGCGAACGGCAACTGCGCCGTCTGCCACGGCGAAACCATGGAAGACCCCATCCACCACAACGGCATGGGACTGAATTAA
- a CDS encoding methyl-accepting chemotaxis protein → MKIGAKLTILGVLLIGLTTLCVLGIMLWQSSNLALMLEKNFDKQARHEVELAVEDAKNLLATQHATLTKQLENDMQVALDIVERGGGFRLMDETVDWSAVNQITKEQSTVALSKMALGDTWFGQNADPGTPTPMVDALMKLTGTTCTVFQTMNAQGDLLRVATNILKTDGQRAVGTFIPNSSVVARTVKSGETFRGTAYVVNAWYLTQYRPIKDASGAVIGCLYVGILQEGVQQLREGFKSVVLGETGYLSVLGGSGANEGVIKIHKDAAKEGTSVLDEKDVGGKPVYRDVIEQAKGAGGRPVTVEALLGGASGSGKTILSGVYFKPWDWVILGRGNLEEFMAGQRAADSALQSIQWWTMAIGAIMLVLSVLVFFWFARRLSGAIGKAVSVLSEINDGNLDVPQLPVVRNRFRDEMDDLGESVNSMGERLRHVVAGVQAAAMSVTNGSAELANTSQSLADGAANQASAVEEVSSSMEEMTANIEQNTDNAQQTEKIARQAAGDAEKGGDSVVRTVAAMRQIADKIAIVEEIARQTNLLALNAAIEAARAGEHGKGFAVVASEVRKLAERSGVAAAEISGLSGQSVDIAEEAGKMLDKMVPDITRTAELVQEISVASDEQASGSGQIKSAILELDRVVQQNAAESEEVAASSETLASHAAQLQETIGYFRLGGAGRHVATVKRSAPKPLPEAGPEGPEGGMDLDMGGPDEDFERF, encoded by the coding sequence ATGAAGATAGGAGCCAAATTAACGATTCTCGGTGTGCTGTTGATTGGGTTGACCACGCTCTGTGTGCTTGGAATAATGTTGTGGCAAAGCTCCAACCTGGCTTTGATGCTGGAGAAAAATTTCGACAAGCAGGCCCGGCACGAGGTCGAGCTGGCCGTTGAGGACGCCAAGAACCTGCTGGCGACCCAGCACGCCACCCTGACCAAGCAGTTGGAAAACGACATGCAGGTGGCGCTCGATATCGTGGAGCGCGGCGGCGGGTTCCGCCTGATGGACGAGACGGTGGATTGGTCGGCGGTCAATCAGATCACCAAGGAGCAGTCCACCGTGGCCCTGTCGAAGATGGCTCTCGGCGACACCTGGTTCGGCCAGAACGCCGATCCGGGCACGCCCACGCCCATGGTGGACGCACTCATGAAACTGACCGGCACCACCTGTACCGTGTTCCAGACCATGAACGCGCAGGGCGACCTGTTGCGCGTGGCCACCAACATCCTCAAGACGGACGGGCAGCGCGCCGTGGGCACGTTCATCCCCAACTCTTCCGTCGTGGCCAGGACCGTCAAATCCGGTGAGACCTTCCGGGGCACGGCCTACGTGGTCAACGCCTGGTACCTGACCCAGTACCGCCCCATCAAGGACGCGAGCGGCGCGGTCATCGGCTGTCTGTACGTGGGCATCCTCCAGGAGGGCGTGCAGCAGTTGCGCGAGGGCTTCAAGTCGGTGGTGCTCGGTGAAACGGGGTATCTGTCCGTGTTGGGCGGTTCCGGCGCAAACGAAGGCGTGATCAAGATTCACAAGGACGCCGCAAAGGAAGGGACCAGCGTCCTTGATGAAAAAGACGTTGGAGGCAAGCCCGTGTACCGGGACGTCATCGAGCAGGCCAAGGGTGCGGGCGGCAGGCCCGTCACCGTCGAGGCCCTGCTGGGCGGGGCGTCGGGAAGCGGGAAGACCATCCTGAGCGGTGTCTATTTCAAGCCCTGGGACTGGGTGATCCTCGGCCGGGGCAATCTCGAGGAGTTCATGGCGGGCCAGCGGGCCGCCGACAGCGCCCTGCAATCCATCCAGTGGTGGACCATGGCCATCGGCGCGATCATGCTCGTGCTCAGCGTCCTGGTCTTCTTCTGGTTCGCCAGGAGGTTGAGCGGAGCCATCGGCAAGGCCGTGAGCGTTCTGTCCGAAATCAACGACGGCAACCTGGACGTGCCGCAGTTGCCTGTGGTCAGGAATCGTTTCCGCGACGAGATGGACGATCTCGGCGAGTCGGTCAACTCCATGGGAGAACGGCTGCGCCACGTCGTTGCGGGCGTCCAGGCCGCGGCCATGAGCGTGACCAACGGCAGCGCCGAGTTGGCCAACACCTCCCAATCCCTGGCGGACGGCGCGGCCAATCAGGCCAGCGCGGTGGAAGAGGTCTCTTCCTCCATGGAGGAGATGACCGCCAACATCGAACAGAACACGGACAACGCCCAGCAGACCGAGAAGATCGCCCGGCAGGCCGCCGGCGATGCCGAGAAGGGCGGGGATTCCGTGGTCAGGACCGTGGCGGCCATGCGCCAGATCGCGGACAAGATCGCCATCGTCGAGGAGATCGCCCGGCAGACCAACCTGCTGGCCCTGAACGCGGCCATCGAAGCGGCCCGTGCGGGCGAGCACGGCAAGGGTTTCGCCGTCGTGGCCTCCGAAGTGCGCAAGCTGGCCGAGCGCAGCGGGGTGGCCGCCGCCGAGATCAGCGGGCTGTCCGGCCAATCCGTGGATATCGCCGAGGAGGCGGGCAAGATGCTCGACAAGATGGTCCCCGACATCACCAGGACGGCGGAGCTGGTCCAGGAGATTTCCGTCGCCAGCGACGAGCAGGCCTCCGGCTCCGGCCAGATCAAGAGCGCCATCCTCGAACTGGACCGGGTCGTCCAGCAGAACGCCGCCGAATCCGAGGAGGTGGCCGCTTCTTCGGAGACCCTGGCCAGCCACGCCGCGCAACTGCAGGAGACCATCGGCTACTTCAGGCTCGGCGGAGCGGGCAGGCATGTCGCCACCGTGAAAAGGAGCGCCCCCAAGCCGTTGCCCGAGGCCGGACCCGAGGGGCCGGAAGGCGGGATGGACCTGGACATGGGCGGTCCCGACGAGGACTTCGAGCGGTTCTAG
- a CDS encoding type III pantothenate kinase, which yields MSTILLFDAGNTNTKLCLADDQGLGEAYTLPTRPANTADDWGLKIASILRREEVDPQEVEACVISSVVPPLDPLIKGMADRFLGCEAVFVPRDLPLDLENEYARPEQVGADILAGCFSARMTYDEENLIVIDFGTATTLACVQGTAFKGGLICPGVLSSASALAGGTAKLPKVDLTVKSDALVWGTSTDECLNQGFVFGFASMVDGLVEKLSRHLDNPFVVATGGLARTIAQVSETIDELRPDLVMEGLWMAYFNR from the coding sequence ATGTCCACGATTCTGCTTTTTGATGCGGGCAACACCAACACCAAGCTCTGCCTGGCCGACGACCAGGGGTTGGGAGAGGCCTATACCCTGCCCACCCGCCCGGCCAACACCGCAGACGACTGGGGGCTCAAGATCGCGTCCATCCTCCGCCGCGAGGAGGTAGACCCGCAGGAGGTCGAGGCGTGCGTCATCTCTTCGGTGGTGCCGCCCCTGGACCCGCTCATCAAAGGCATGGCCGACCGCTTCCTGGGCTGCGAGGCGGTCTTTGTCCCCCGCGACCTGCCCCTGGACCTGGAAAACGAGTACGCCCGGCCCGAGCAGGTGGGCGCGGACATCCTGGCCGGCTGCTTTTCCGCCCGCATGACCTACGACGAGGAGAACCTCATAGTCATCGATTTCGGCACGGCCACCACCCTGGCCTGCGTCCAGGGCACGGCCTTCAAGGGCGGCCTCATCTGCCCCGGCGTCCTGTCCTCGGCAAGCGCACTGGCCGGGGGCACGGCAAAGCTCCCCAAAGTGGACCTCACGGTCAAGTCCGACGCCCTCGTATGGGGAACTTCCACTGATGAGTGCCTCAATCAAGGCTTTGTATTCGGCTTTGCATCAATGGTCGACGGCCTGGTCGAAAAATTGTCCCGGCACCTCGACAACCCCTTTGTGGTGGCCACCGGCGGCCTTGCCCGGACCATCGCCCAGGTGTCCGAGACCATCGACGAACTCCGCCCCGACCTGGTCATGGAAGGGCTGTGGATGGCGTATTTCAATCGCTAG
- the eno gene encoding phosphopyruvate hydratase has translation MSIITGVWAREILDSRGNPTVECEVLLESGDIGRAAVPSGASTGSREALELRDKEDRYMGKGVLQAVENVRGEIAGAVIGMDALRQVSVDNALIDLDGTDNKDRLGANALLGVSMATARAAASFLGLPLYQYLGGTNAKVLPVPLMNIINGGEHAPNNLDIQEFMIMPVGADTFAEALRMGAEIFHNLKKILHKDGHVTSVGDEGGFAPNLKSHAEAFQYITRACEAAGYEPGKDIGFAIDAAASEFYKDGKYVLAGEGKTLSAAELIDFYDDLCSRFPLISIEDGLAEADWDGWALQTDKMGERIQLVGDDLFVTNPDILAEGIDRGICNSILIKLNQIGTVSETLDTIELAKCASYTNVVSHRSGETGDNFIADLAVAVNAGQIKTGSLCRSDRLEKYNQLLRIEEELDEDGIYYGPVLGESFFGE, from the coding sequence ATGAGTATCATCACCGGCGTATGGGCGCGCGAAATTCTCGATTCCCGCGGCAACCCCACCGTTGAATGCGAAGTCCTGCTGGAGTCCGGCGACATCGGCCGCGCCGCCGTGCCGTCCGGCGCGTCCACCGGGTCCCGCGAGGCCCTGGAACTGCGCGACAAGGAAGACCGCTACATGGGCAAAGGCGTGCTCCAGGCCGTGGAGAACGTGCGCGGCGAGATCGCCGGGGCAGTCATCGGCATGGACGCCCTGCGCCAGGTCTCCGTGGACAACGCCCTCATCGACCTCGACGGCACCGACAACAAGGACCGGCTGGGCGCCAACGCCCTGCTCGGCGTGTCCATGGCCACGGCCCGCGCCGCCGCCAGCTTCCTGGGCCTGCCGCTCTACCAGTACCTCGGCGGCACCAACGCCAAGGTGCTGCCCGTGCCGCTCATGAACATCATCAACGGCGGCGAGCACGCGCCCAACAACCTGGACATCCAGGAATTCATGATCATGCCCGTGGGCGCGGACACTTTTGCCGAGGCCCTGCGCATGGGTGCCGAGATCTTCCACAACCTGAAGAAGATCCTGCACAAGGACGGCCACGTCACGAGCGTGGGCGACGAAGGCGGGTTCGCCCCGAACCTCAAGTCCCATGCCGAGGCCTTCCAGTACATCACCCGCGCCTGCGAGGCCGCCGGCTACGAGCCGGGCAAGGACATCGGTTTCGCCATCGACGCCGCGGCGAGCGAGTTCTACAAGGACGGCAAGTACGTGCTGGCAGGCGAGGGCAAGACCCTGTCCGCCGCCGAGCTGATCGACTTCTACGACGACCTCTGCTCCAGGTTCCCCCTCATCTCCATCGAGGACGGGCTGGCCGAGGCCGACTGGGACGGCTGGGCCCTCCAGACCGACAAGATGGGCGAGCGCATCCAACTGGTGGGCGACGACCTGTTCGTCACCAACCCGGACATCCTGGCCGAAGGCATCGACCGGGGCATCTGCAACTCCATCCTGATCAAGCTCAACCAGATCGGCACCGTGTCCGAGACCCTGGACACCATCGAACTGGCCAAGTGCGCCAGCTACACCAACGTGGTCTCCCACCGGTCCGGCGAGACCGGCGACAACTTCATCGCCGACCTGGCAGTGGCGGTCAACGCGGGCCAGATCAAGACCGGCTCCCTGTGCCGGTCCGACCGGCTGGAAAAGTACAACCAGCTGCTGCGCATTGAAGAGGAACTCGACGAGGACGGCATCTACTACGGTCCGGTCCTGGGCGAATCCTTCTTCGGCGAATAG